Proteins co-encoded in one Pithys albifrons albifrons isolate INPA30051 chromosome 14, PitAlb_v1, whole genome shotgun sequence genomic window:
- the TRMT2B gene encoding tRNA (uracil-5-)-methyltransferase homolog B: MALSCVLRPPHWPLRPPPLALLGRDRSLGTTTRGKAKKKARECCSHPDPSWEERLANAVTPLWRLPYQEQLQVKYESQRKILQTLASHLEELGIDARKPGGLCCPLQPVVPSPIINGYRNKSTFSVNRGPDGNPKTVGLYVGTGKARNIVCVKANHMKNIPPKHSQVAQCYEEFICRSPLDSCILFHEGGHWRELVVRTTSRGHTMAIITFHPQELGQDALATQKALLKEFFTRGPGTVCALTSLYFQESTMTRCSHEQSPYQLLHGEPHIFEELLGLKFRISPDAFFQVNTAGAEVLYQAVGELCQAAGDTVLLDICCGTGTIGLSLAHQVSKVVGVEVVEKAIEDAKWNAAFNGISNCEFHSGKAEAVLPQLLAAWEDARPLVAVVNPSRAGLHYRVVRAIRNCQSIRRLLYISCKPEGEAMRNFLELCCPPDPRKKLTGEPFAPVLAIPFDMFPHTVHCELVLLFTR, from the exons ATGGCTCTGTCCTGCGTGTTGAGACCCCCGCACTGGCCCCTGCGCCCGCCGCCGCTCGCCCTGCTCGGCCGGGACCGCAGCCTGGGGACAACGACAAGGGGGAAAGCGAAGAAAAAGGCCAGGGAGTGCTGTAGCCACCCGGACCCGTCCTGGGAGGAGAG GTTAGCAAATGCAGTGACTCCACTGTGGAGACTTCCctaccaggagcagctgcag GTGAAGTATGAAAGCCAGAGGAAGATTTTGCAGACACTGGCATCTCATCTTGAGGAGCTGGGCATAGATGCACGGAAACCTGGTGGGCTCTGCTGTCCTCTCCAGCCTGTTGTCCCTTCA CCCATCATTAATGGCTACCGAAACAAATCTACTTTCTCTGTGAACCGAGGACCAGATGGGAACCCCAAAACTGTGGGGCTGTATGTGGGAACTGGCAAAG CCAGAAATATTGTCTGTGTGAAAGCCAACCACATGAAGAACATACCCCCAAAACACAGTCAAGTAGCCCAG TGCTATGAAGAGTTCATCTGTCGCTCCCCCCTGGACTCCTGCATCCTCTTCCATGAAGGTGGACACTGGCGGGAGCTCGTGGTTCGCACCACCAGCCGTGGCCACACCATGGCCATCATCACTTTCCACCCCCAGGAGCTGGGCCAG GATGCACTGGCTACTCAGAAAGCATTGCTCAAGGAGTTCTTCACACGTGGACCTGGAACAGTCTGTGCCTTGACTTCACTTTATTTCCAAGAGAG caCCATGACTCGCTGCTCCCATGAGCAGTCTCCCTACCAGCTGCTCCACGGGGAACCTCACATCTTTGAAGAACTGCTTGGCCTGAAGTTTCGCATCTCTCCCGATGCCTTTTTCCAAGTGAACACGGCTGGAGCAGAAGTTCTGTACCAGGCAGTTGGGGAGCTCTGTCAGGCTGCTGGAGACACTGTCCTCCTTGACATCTGCTGTGGAACAG GCACAATTGGTCTCTCTCTGGCTCACCAGGTGTCCAAGGTTGTTGGTGTGGAGGTGGTGGAGAAGGCAATAGAGGATGCTAAATGGAATGCAGCATTCAATG GAATCTCAAACTGTGAGTTCCACAGTGGGAAGGCAGAGGCCGTGTTGCCACAACTCCTGGCGGCGTGGGAGGATGCTCGGCCGCTCGTTGCTGTGGTGAACCCATCTCGGGCTGGGCTAC ATTACAGGGTTGTGAGGGCCATCCGGAACTGCCAGTCCATCCGCAGGCTGCTCTACATCTCCTGCAAGCCAGAGGGTGAAGCCATGAGGAACTTCCTTGA gctgtgctgcccacctGACCCACGGAAGAAGCTGACAGGAGAGCCATTTGCCCCAGTGCTGGCAATTCCTTTTGACATGTTTCCTCACACTGTTCATtgtgagctggtgctgctgttcaCCCGCTGA
- the F8A1 gene encoding 40-kDa huntingtin-associated protein, with amino-acid sequence MLAAGGGSGPGGAGGSGPGLGGDGDFLARYRLVSAKLRRRFLRKPNVAEAAEQFAALARELRAQESLPYAAWCQLAVARCAQSLFHGPAEAAALAEAARLFLRQERDLRQRLGLRGGFGEHVSAAQSCGAFAARLHLERGQPALAAGPCLELAAALRDTGQPARAAAPLQRAAELLAAARLPLQALRCLAERASCLLLARDFAGALAALTRAQALAGAGLGGAAGAGAAPGGAFLDVLARCEVSRVLLLLLLQPPPAKLLPEHARTLEQYCWEAPDGGPGTAGGPGAGGLPPASTYLPAELFLLLQSAVLACQEKDAEALKALQAELWPLLSAEQNHLLHLVLQEMLSPAGQGI; translated from the coding sequence ATGctggcggcgggcggcgggtccggccccggcggggcgggcggctcCGGGCCGGGGCTCGGCGGCGACGGGGACTTCCTGGCGCGGTACCGGCTGGTGTCGGCCAAGCTGCGGCGGCGCTTCCTGCGGAAGCCGAACGTGGCGGAGGCGGCGGAGCAGTTCGCGGCGCTGGCGCGGGAGCTGCGCGCCCAGGAGAGCCTGCCCTACGCCGCCTGGTGCCAGCTGGCCGTGGCGCGCTGCGCCCAGAGCCTGTTCCACGGCCCCGCCGAGGCGGCCGCGCTCGCCGAGGCCGCGCGGCTCTTCCTGCGGCAGGAGCGGGACCTGCGGCAGCGCCTGGGGCTGCGCGGCGGCTTCGGCGAGCACGTGTCGGCGGCGCAGAGCTGCGGGGCCTTCGCCGCCCGCCTGCACCTGGAGCGCGGGCAGCCCGCGCTGGCGGCCGGGCCGTGCCTGGAGCTGGCGGCGGCGCTCCGGGACACCGGGCAGCCGGCCCGCGCCGCCGCGCCCCTGCAGCGGGCGGCGGAGCTGCTGGCGGCCGCCCGGCTCCCGCTGCAGGCGCTGCGCTGCCTGGCCGAGCGCgcctcctgcctgctgctcgCCCGCGACTTCGCCGGGGCGCTGGCGGCGCTGACGCGGGCGCAGGCCCTGGCCGGGGCCGGGCTCGGCGGggccgccggggccggggccgcgcccgGCGGTGCCTTCCTGGACGTGCTGGCGCGCTGCGAGGTGTCGcgggtgctgctcctgctgctgctgcagccgcCGCCCGCCAAGCTGCTGCCCGAGCACGCCCGCACGCTGGAGCAGTACTGCTGGGAAGCGCCCGACGGCGGGCCGGGCACCgcgggcggccccggggcgggcgggctgCCCCCGGCCAGCACATACCTGCCCGCcgagctgttcctgctgctgcagtccGCCGTGCTGGCCTGCCAGGAGAAGGACGCGGAGGCGCTGAAggccctgcaggcagagctgtggccgCTGCTGAGCGCCGAGCAGAACCACCTGCTGcacctggtgctgcaggagatgctgagcCCTGCCGGGCAGGGGATCTGA
- the DKC1 gene encoding H/ACA ribonucleoprotein complex subunit DKC1, whose translation MADGDGSSVKKKRKKEKRALADEDVADIQHTEDFLIKPESRVPQLDTSQWPLLLKNFDKLNVRTAHYTPLPSGANPLKREISDYVRSGFINLDKPSNPSSHEVVAWIRRILRVEKTGHSGTLDPKVTGCLIVCIERATRLVKSQQSAGKEYVGIVRLHNAIESEAQLARAIETLTGALFQRPPLIAAVKRQLRVRTIYESKLVEYDPERRLGIFWVSCEAGTYIRTLCVHLGLLLGVGGQMQELRRVRSGILGEKDNMVTMHDVLDAQWQYDNHKDDSYLRRVILPLEKLLTSHKRLVMKDSAVNAICYGAKIMLPGVLRYEDGIELNQEIVVITTKGEAICLAIALMTTAVISTCDHGVVAKIKRVIMERDTYPRKWGLGPKASQKKMMIQKGLLDKHGKPNESTPDSWKNEYVDYRDTSKKDGAADHQPASEQERASKRKRESESESEEAVTPPSPATPPPEEMSKKEKKKKKNKEKKKAKEAAESGEERIEVTSETSTKKKKKKKQKEVEESSE comes from the exons ATGGCGGACGGGGACG GTTCCAGCGTGAAGAAGAAGCGGAAGAAGGAGAAGCGGGCGCTGGCCGACGAGGATGTTGCG GACATCCAGCACACAGAGGACTTTCTCATCAAGCCCGAGTCCCGGGTGCCCCAGCTGGACACGTCGCAGTGGCCCCTGCTCCTGAAG AACTTTGACAAGTTAAATGTGAGGACAGCACACTACACACCTCTTCCCTCTGGTGCTAATCCTCTGAAGAGAGAGATTTCTGACTATGTTAG GTCTGGCTTTATTAACCTCGACAAACCTTCCAATCCATCCTCCCACGAGGTGGTTGCGTGGATCCGGCGCATCCTCCGAGTGGAGAAGACCGGCCACAGTGGCACTCTGGATCCTAAGGTGACTGGGTGCCTCATTGTGTGCATTGAGAGGGCAACTCGGCTGGTCAAGTCTCAGCAGAGTGCAG GCAAAGAGTATGTGGGAATTGTTCGGCTGCACAATGCAATTGAGAGTGAGGCTCAGCTGGCCAGG GCGATAGAAACTCTCACAGGCGCGTTGTTTCAGCGACCACCCCTCATTGCTGCTGTCAAACGACAACTGAGAGTAAGAACCATCTATGAGAGCAAGCTGGTGGAGTATGATCCTGAGAGAAGATTAG GTATCTTCTGGGTGAGCTGTGAAGCAGGAACATACATCCGAACGCTCTGTGTTCACCTGGGGTTGCTGCTGGGTGTGGGGGGCCAGATGCAAGAGCTCCGCAGAGTCCGCTCAGGCATCCTGGGAGAGAAG GACAACATGGTGACCATGCATGACGTGCTGGATGCACAGTGGCAGTACGACAACCACAAGGATGACAGCTACCTGAGGAGGGTTATCCTGcccctggagaagctgctgacTTCACACAAGAGGCTTGTCATGAAAGACAGTGCG GTTAATGCCATTTGCTATGGAGCCAAGATCATGCTGCCTGGTGTTCTGCGGTATGAAGATGGTATTGAGCTTAATCAGGAGATTGTTGTCATCACCACAAAAGGAGAAGCCATCTGCCTAG CCATTGCCTTGATGACCACAGCAGTCATTTCTACCTGTGACCATGGCGTTGTGGCAAAGATCAAGAGAGTGATCATGGAGAGAGACACTTATCCCCGCAAATGGGGTCTGGGGCCCAAG GCCAGTCAGAAGAAGATGATGATCCAGAAGGGTCTGCTGGACAAGCATGGAAAGCCCAATGAGAGCACACCTGATTCCTGGAAGAACGAGTATGTGGATTACAG GGATACTTCCAAGAAAGATGGAGCTGCTGATCACCAACCTGCttcagagcaggagagggctTCAAAA AGGAAGCGAGAGTCAGAGAGTGAAAGTGAAGAAGCTGTGACCCCACCATCCCCTGCCACCCCTCCACCAGAGGAGatgagcaaaaaggaaaaaaagaagaagaagaataaaGAGAAGAAGAAGGCCAAAGAGGCAGCTGAGAGTGGGGAAGAGCGAATAGAAGTG ACCAGTGAGACCAGCaccaagaaaaagaagaagaagaaacaaaaggaggTAGAAGAGAGCTCAGAGTAA
- the TMEM35A gene encoding novel acetylcholine receptor chaperone isoform X1: MASPRTITIVALSVALGLFFVFMGTIKLTPRLSRDAYNEMKRAYKSYVRALPMLKKMGVSSILLRKSIGALEVACGIVMTLVPGRPKDVANFLLLLLVLAVLFFHQLVGDPLKRYAHALVFGILLTCRLLIARQPEELPPEKRMLSVNGEEQPLIHEAAPEKGKMKVS, translated from the exons ATGGCATCTCCCAGGACTATCACCATCGTCGCCCTCTCGGTGGCCCTGGGGCTCTTCTTTGTCTTTATGGGGACCATCAAACTGACCCCTCGGCTCAGCAGAGATGCCTACAACGAGATG AAACGAGCGTACAAAAGCTACGTGCGGGCCCTGCCCATGCTGAAGAAGATGGGAGTCAGCTCCATCCTGCTCCGCAAGAGCATCGGCGCCCTGGAGGTGGCGTGTGGCATTGTCATGACACTGGTGCCTGGTCGCCCCAAAGACGTGGCCaactttctgctgctgctcctcgtgctggctgtgctgttttTCCACCAGCTGGTGGGGGACCCCCTGAAGCGCTACGCCCACGCCCTGGTGTTCGGGATCCTGCTCACCTGCCGCCTGCTGATCGCCCGCCAGCCCGAGGAGCTGCCCCCGGAGAAGAGGATGCTGTCGGTGAACGGCGAGGAGCAGCCGCTCATCCACGAGGCAGCTCCTGAGAAAGGCAAAATGAAGGTATCCTAG
- the TMEM35A gene encoding novel acetylcholine receptor chaperone isoform X2 encodes MLLSAQGQPCCRAWPAESCRQKRAYKSYVRALPMLKKMGVSSILLRKSIGALEVACGIVMTLVPGRPKDVANFLLLLLVLAVLFFHQLVGDPLKRYAHALVFGILLTCRLLIARQPEELPPEKRMLSVNGEEQPLIHEAAPEKGKMKVS; translated from the exons ATGCTCCTCTCTGCTcagggccagccctgctgcagagcttggccagctgagagctgcaggcag AAACGAGCGTACAAAAGCTACGTGCGGGCCCTGCCCATGCTGAAGAAGATGGGAGTCAGCTCCATCCTGCTCCGCAAGAGCATCGGCGCCCTGGAGGTGGCGTGTGGCATTGTCATGACACTGGTGCCTGGTCGCCCCAAAGACGTGGCCaactttctgctgctgctcctcgtgctggctgtgctgttttTCCACCAGCTGGTGGGGGACCCCCTGAAGCGCTACGCCCACGCCCTGGTGTTCGGGATCCTGCTCACCTGCCGCCTGCTGATCGCCCGCCAGCCCGAGGAGCTGCCCCCGGAGAAGAGGATGCTGTCGGTGAACGGCGAGGAGCAGCCGCTCATCCACGAGGCAGCTCCTGAGAAAGGCAAAATGAAGGTATCCTAG